The genome window TTTGCATTTAGCTGAATCAAAATTAAAATATCATCAACAACAGGCAAAATTACCTTATGAAGAAAAATTTAAAATAATTTTAGCATTACAGAAGATAGATTCTGAGATGAGGAATAATAATAAATTGAGAAATAAAAATAATATTAAAAATAGAGCCTGGTACCCACAGGATTATGAACCGGAAGAAAATAAAGATGATATATAATGAACAATTGTAATGCGCAAGCAGGAATGGCAGCTTTAAAAAATAATTTTGTCTCATTTCTATTGCCAAGTTCCGATCCCGAGAATCGGGACGCGAAACTAAATTTAGTTGTTAGTCTTAAATTCTTAACTCAAGACTAAACACTAAAAACTTAAAACTCGGTAACTAGGTTATTCTTCCTTCTGTTTTCTGAATTCTGTTTTCTGATTTCTATTTCTCGACTTTTTCTAACTAAACACTAAAAATTCAAAACTTAATTTGTTATTCCTCCTTCTGTTTTCTGATTTCTATCTTTTGACTTTTTTAACTAAAAACCAAACACTAAATTAATTGTTAGCACAATAGATTCTATAAAAAATAGCATTTTACTTTGGTTCACAAATAGGTTAACTTTGTCTGCGTGAGAGAAATAATATTTTATAAAACCGCTAATAATAAAATTCCGATTGAGGAGTTTTTTGAATCGCTTTCTGATAAGCAAGCAGAAAAGATTTTATGGGTTTTACGTTTAATAAAGCAACTAGAAAGAATTCCTGTTGAATATTTTAAGAAATTGGAAAGCACTAATGATATTTGGGAAGTAAGAGCTAGTTCGGGAAATAATGAATTTCGATTGCTGGGTTTTTGGCATAAATCCAACTTTATTGTTTTAACTAATGGATTTAGAAAGAAATCTCAAAAAACACCTAAAACAGAAATAGAACTGGCTGAAAGCAGAAAAAAAGGTTTTTTAGAAAGGAGCTAAAATGGATGATTTAGAAAAATATATAGTAAAGAGAAAAAGTAAGAGTAAAAAATTTGCTATGAGTTTTGAAAAAGGTTACGAAAGTTTCAAGATTGGGATATTGCTTCGTCAAGCAAGAGAAGAAGTTGGGGTAACTCAAAAAGAGCTTGCAGAAAAACTCAGCACCAAAAAGTCTGCAATCTCTCGAATTGAAAATCACGCTGAAGATATTCGTCTCTCCACACTGAAGAGTTACTTAGAAGCATTAGGTAAAAAATTACAAATAAACATACAATAAATTAAATACTATAGTATTGACATTTAAGTTTTTGTTTTTTGTGCCTACCTGCCGGCAGGCAGGCCTGCTTGCTTCGGGCAAGTCAAGATATTTTAAATAATTTTTACATCATCCACCTGCCTTTGCCGGCAGGCAGGTCATCCATCAACCATTGCGGCTTGCCGCACTATGTGTCAACAAGCCGCTCAACCGGGCAGCGCTTTTCAAGGTGGCTTTTTTTCATTTGTAAGTTTTGTTTTTAAAATCGAATTGCTTATTCAAGAAACTCGAGATATCAATGAAGCAGTTAAAAATAATCCCGATAAGTTTCCTGAAGGATATGTTTTAGAACTTACCAAAGATGATTGGGATTTTTTGAAGTCGAAATTTTCGACTATAGATAAAAGGAAAAAAGTTGAATCATCAAATGTGGTCGAAAATTTCGACCACCTCGAAAAACTAAAATATTCGCCATATTTACCAAAAGCCTTTACTGAAAAAGGTTTGTATATGCTGGCAACAATATTAAAAAGTAATATCGCTACTCAAACAACCTTAGCTATTATTGAAACGTTTGCTAGAATAAGAGAATTATCAAAGAATATTAAAGATTTGTCAGAAATAAAAGATGATAGTAAAAAAAATAGGATGTTAAAAAAAAGTGGGCAAATAATTGCTGAAATACTTGATGATAATATGAAAGTTACCGATACAGAGACATCAATTGAAATTAATCCTGCCTACCGCATTTAGCAACCTCTGGCTGAGGCAGGTTTGCCGTATTAAAATTTAAGCACTTAATAAAGAAGAAAAAAGATGATTAAATTTTGCATTTTTCTAGGCAAGCAAAAACTTAATTAGTTTTTAGTTCTTAGTTTTAAGTCTTTAGTTATCTTCTTTTAACTCAATACTCGATTAGTCTTCTGTCTTAACTTAAAACTAATAACTCAACACTAAACACTGAATAAGGCTCAAAACTAAAAACTCTAGCATTTTTGTCTTTTGTCGTCTTTCGTTTATCGTTTCTCAATTTTTAACTAAAAACTAAGAACTAAAAACTCAAAACTGAATAGGACTAAGCACTAAAAACTTAAAACTGAATAAGGCTCAAAACTTAAAACTAAATAAGACTCAACACTGAATAAGGCTCAACACTAAAACCTATGTTGCTTAGTTTTTCTGCATCGATATAATATTGACATACCGAAAACTTATCGATATATTTATTGTAAAACAATAAATAAAATAATATGACTACTGTAACAGTTTCACCAAAATATCAGGTAGTAATCCCAAAAGAGATCCGGGAGAAACTAAAATTAAAACCTGGTCAAAAATTACAAATAATACAGTTTGAAGATAGGATTGAATTTCTT of Ignavibacteriales bacterium contains these proteins:
- a CDS encoding helix-turn-helix transcriptional regulator: MDDLEKYIVKRKSKSKKFAMSFEKGYESFKIGILLRQAREEVGVTQKELAEKLSTKKSAISRIENHAEDIRLSTLKSYLEALGKKLQINIQ
- a CDS encoding ORF6N domain-containing protein, translating into MCQQAAQPGSAFQGGFFSFVSFVFKIELLIQETRDINEAVKNNPDKFPEGYVLELTKDDWDFLKSKFSTIDKRKKVESSNVVENFDHLEKLKYSPYLPKAFTEKGLYMLATILKSNIATQTTLAIIETFARIRELSKNIKDLSEIKDDSKKNRMLKKSGQIIAEILDDNMKVTDTETSIEINPAYRI
- a CDS encoding AbrB/MazE/SpoVT family DNA-binding domain-containing protein, yielding MTTVTVSPKYQVVIPKEIREKLKLKPGQKLQIIQFEDRIEFLQIKNIRDARGFLKGMNTDIEREGDRL
- a CDS encoding type II toxin-antitoxin system RelE/ParE family toxin is translated as MREIIFYKTANNKIPIEEFFESLSDKQAEKILWVLRLIKQLERIPVEYFKKLESTNDIWEVRASSGNNEFRLLGFWHKSNFIVLTNGFRKKSQKTPKTEIELAESRKKGFLERS